A genomic region of Catalinimonas niigatensis contains the following coding sequences:
- a CDS encoding SusD/RagB family nutrient-binding outer membrane lipoprotein translates to MKNLFDIKKILFIIMGLFIATACDDELTEMNINPNGIDPSTANPNLLMPSVLAPAAKEYLELGFNNIAGTMQHTQKNGWYSEHNHYDWGARDWSAWYAMLRTNDLMEKRAVELGYGFFEGVALTMKSFVFGNITDIWGDAPYTNAIKGNEGGDANEYPVFDSQEVIYMGIIDDLKRAADIFATADADVVNSAADLYLGGDTERWQRFANSLLLRYYMRISNKMPDVAKAGIEAVYNSGMYLQSADQDVSLDYTGGADDVWPSQFTDVSSFTRWQACQTLIDQLVSTSDPRISVWFDPVAVQWVADPALPLDVDTVLRVDGEPVADGALSYSYLQFMDMRDTDFTRRFNPNVVSYNTDEYVGLPPGLTIPESYNGNPDPGQGTRNQHVSQLAPIYATAGSAGDILKSRIISAAEVSFILAEAALKGWSVGSAEEHYNNAIQQSLEAWERGDEYADFITQPGVAFDGTLEQVITQKWVASWTAATEAWMDYRRTGFPELEVGPASSQPVVALRYPYGDDELNNNETNAFAAIGRLEVTPYSGAVGANSPWSKMWVLQGTSAPW, encoded by the coding sequence ATGAAGAATTTATTTGATATAAAAAAGATACTGTTCATCATAATGGGGCTTTTTATCGCCACTGCCTGTGATGATGAATTGACAGAGATGAACATCAATCCCAACGGGATAGACCCTTCTACTGCCAACCCCAATTTGCTAATGCCTTCGGTACTCGCTCCTGCTGCCAAAGAGTATCTGGAACTGGGTTTTAACAATATCGCAGGCACGATGCAGCACACGCAAAAGAATGGATGGTATAGCGAGCATAATCATTATGACTGGGGAGCCAGAGATTGGTCTGCCTGGTACGCGATGCTAAGAACCAACGATCTCATGGAAAAACGTGCTGTGGAATTGGGCTATGGTTTTTTTGAAGGAGTAGCCCTGACGATGAAATCTTTTGTTTTTGGCAACATCACTGATATTTGGGGAGATGCGCCTTATACCAATGCTATCAAAGGTAATGAGGGTGGTGATGCCAATGAATATCCGGTATTTGATAGCCAGGAAGTGATTTATATGGGAATTATTGATGACCTAAAGCGTGCTGCTGATATCTTTGCTACCGCTGATGCCGATGTAGTCAACAGTGCTGCGGACCTCTATCTGGGTGGTGATACCGAAAGGTGGCAACGCTTTGCCAATTCTCTGTTGCTGAGATACTATATGAGGATATCCAATAAAATGCCTGATGTAGCTAAAGCAGGGATAGAAGCTGTCTACAACAGTGGCATGTACCTTCAGTCGGCTGATCAGGATGTAAGCCTGGACTACACCGGCGGAGCTGATGATGTATGGCCTTCTCAATTTACTGATGTAAGCAGTTTTACCAGATGGCAGGCCTGCCAGACGCTGATAGATCAGTTGGTGAGTACCAGTGATCCCCGGATTTCTGTATGGTTTGATCCGGTAGCAGTACAGTGGGTAGCAGATCCAGCTTTACCTTTGGATGTGGATACAGTGTTAAGGGTGGATGGAGAACCAGTAGCTGATGGAGCGCTGAGTTATTCTTATCTTCAGTTCATGGATATGCGCGATACCGATTTTACCCGCCGTTTCAATCCAAATGTTGTTTCTTATAATACGGATGAATACGTTGGACTTCCTCCCGGACTGACCATTCCTGAATCCTATAATGGTAATCCTGATCCCGGACAGGGTACACGCAACCAGCATGTGTCACAGTTGGCGCCCATCTATGCCACTGCCGGTTCTGCGGGTGATATCCTCAAATCCAGAATTATTTCGGCAGCGGAGGTAAGCTTTATTCTGGCTGAAGCCGCTTTGAAAGGCTGGAGCGTGGGAAGTGCAGAAGAGCACTATAACAATGCCATACAGCAATCCCTGGAAGCCTGGGAAAGAGGAGACGAATATGCTGATTTTATCACCCAGCCCGGTGTTGCTTTTGACGGCACGTTAGAGCAGGTAATCACTCAGAAGTGGGTAGCCAGCTGGACTGCCGCTACAGAAGCCTGGATGGATTATCGTAGAACAGGATTTCCTGAACTGGAAGTTGGCCCTGCTTCTAGTCAACCTGTGGTAGCGCTTCGTTATCCTTATGGAGATGACGAACTCAATAACAATGAAACCAATGCCTTTGCTGCGATTGGAAGGTTAGAAGTTACCCCTTACTCAGGTGCAGTAGGCGCAAATAGCCCCTGGTCAAAGATGTGGGTGTTACAGGGAACCAGCGCGCCCTGGTAG